Proteins from one Chelonia mydas isolate rCheMyd1 chromosome 14, rCheMyd1.pri.v2, whole genome shotgun sequence genomic window:
- the LOC119567767 gene encoding antigen-presenting glycoprotein CD1d-like — MLLPLLLLPWAWGALAASPPVPPASVTLRLLQIYVFHNASSMDMEGMALLGDLETHSMDCSTCKIRFRQPWAQQGLTPKQWQDLELLIQRSLSDFILKVNRGAQQQGMGYPFVIQGSLGCELHPNGTSRRFYDAGVNGEDFISFDADTGKWVARQGDNVAALYARDLLNRDKGAASVIQFLLRTCVNELKSFVQHGKESLERQERPVAVVFARAPPQAGTPAPLLLVCRVTGFYPRPIRVAWLQDGEEVVAGWWLNSSGILPNADLTYQLRSSLAVGPGDQHSYACRVEHSSLGGQSLLIPWEQTRRWGLGLVVGITLGVVTIAAVAVVLWWSRRRGYQDVGPGESSP; from the exons atgctgctccctctgcttctcctcccctggGCATGGGGGGCCCTGGCTG cctcccctcctgtcCCGCCAGCGTCTGTCACCCTCCGGCTGCTCCAAATCTATGTCTTCCACAACGCCAGCTCCATGGACATGGAGGGGATGGCCCTGCTGGGCGACCTGGAGACCCACTCAATGGACTGCAGCACCTGCAAGATCCGCTTCCggcagccctgggcccagcagggccTGACCCCAAAGCAGTGGCAGGACCTGGAGCTGCTGATCCAGCGCTCTCTATCCGACTTCATCCTTAAAGTGAACAGAGGAGCTCAGCAGCAGGGAATGGGCT ACCCCTTTGTTATCCAGGGCTCCCTCGGGTGCGAGCTGCACCCCAATGGCACCTCGAGGCGATTCTATGACGCCGGAGTGAACGGCGAGGACTTCATCAGCTTTGACGCGGACACAGGCAAATGGGTTGCTCGGCAGGGGGATAATGTGGCTGCGCTCTACGCCCGGGACCTTCTCAACCGGGATAAAGGTGCAGCCAGCGTGATTCAGTTTCTCCTGAGAACGTGTGTCAATGAGCTCAAGAGCTTCGTCCAGCATGGGAAAGAGTCTCTGGAGAGGCAAG AGCGGCCGGTAGCCGTGGTGTTTGCCCGAGCGCCTCCCCAAGCCGGGACCCCTGCGCCGTTACTGCTGGTTTGCCGGGTCACCGGTTTCTACCCCCGGCCCATCCGCGTGGCCTGGCTGCAGGacggggaggaggtggtggcggGCTGGTGGCTGAACTCCAGCGGGATCCTGCCCAACGCGGACCTGACTTACCAGCTGCGCAGCTCCCTGGCCGTGGGGCCGGGCGACCAGCACAGCTACGCCTGCCgggtggagcacagcagcctGGGGGGCCAGAGCCTGCTGATTCCCTGGG AGCAGACCAGGCGCTGGGGCCTTGGCCTGGTCGTGGGCATCACCCTGGGGGTTGTGACCATAGCTGCCGTGGCCGTGGTGCTGTGGTGGAGCAGACGCAG GGGCTACCAGGATGTTGGACCAGGGGAGTCCAGTCCCTGA